The Zavarzinella sp. sequence AATTTAAAATTCAAACAGGATCAAATTTCCAAGTGGCACATTCACTGTCCAATTCGTCAATAATACGAAAGCAATCTTTTTACTTTCTTTCGGAATCGTGATATTGATGGTGAATGACCCTTCCCTCGCTTTGATTCCACCGTGTGGGGCAAATTGAAAAGTCAGAATCTTTTTGGTGTTGATATCGTAGACATTGTAAAAAAATCGTTCTGGCGACCCTTCGGGTAATTCGGCCCCTGGCCGCAGCACCCACCGAAACTTCACGATTGCAAAACCAGGCTTGGCATCGCCTTGCTGTTGTGGGAAAGAAATCTTCTCAGGCCACAGCAGAAGTCTTCTCCCAGGTTGGTAGATCCCGACTTCCTTTAATGCTTCAGGTGCAGACCAGTTGGTACCACCCGTAGCAACTTTGGTTTCAGCGTCTTTGATCGACTGAAGAATTTGCTCATTTGGCTTCAGATCAGGTTTGAAAGCATATTTCTCATGACAGGCCTGACAATTGATGGCATAGGATAGCTTGATCGCCGGGTCTTTCGATGCGGGATCTTTTTTTGCATCGTCGCATTCCGCTGCAATGGAAATAATTTGGTCGATATCGTTTCGCCACGATTCCAGAGAGCCCTGAGGTGGGGTCAGTTCACGCAGTTTTCGGTAGTTTGCAATGAATAATGCCCGTTCTTCTGCTGTGGATCGGCCGCTGATCAGTCGTTGATCCAAAGAACGATAGACCTGTCGCCCAGTCATATGGGTCTTCCGCATCAGCGCAGGGATTGCGTTTCTGGATTGTTCTTTTGTTTTCGGTTCTGCACCGAATGAAGCCATCACAGTAATCATTAACACCAGTTTCTTCTTCATGCCATTCTCCCGGAGGCATCTCTATTGATCGTTGGAGCCCCACTGGTAACACAACAGTTCTCGTGGGGAATTCTGACAAAGAAAATTTTTATTTTTTACAAATTACTTGGTTAAACCAAAATCAGATTGAAAATCGGAGTTTTTCCGCTTGAGGATCGACTTCAAATCTTGGCCACAGTCTTTTAATTATTTCATCCGGAGTTTCATTCAATGTATCGATGAATCCTTTGCAAGCGTCGAACAAGTCACGCAAGGTTGCAAAACAACAATGTTGCGTGACCTCTTCACGCATCCATTTCCATAACCCTTCAATGGGATTGAAATCGGGACTATAACTGGGCAAAACTACTATTTCGATGTCCAACTCGCTGGCTTTGGTTCGAACGAACTTCGCCTTGTGCCAAGGTGCTCCATCCCAAATTACCACAACACGTCGACCTTGTCTTTCTACCCAATCGTTCACTCGGTGCAAAAATTCAGCCGTGTTTTCCTTGTTGCATTTGCCTTCGTTCCAGATCAAACATGCACCAGCACTGAAATTGTAAGCACCATACCAGTTGATGCGATCGGACAGCGGAGGGCAATCACTCACTCGCCAAGCCGATTCTCCCTTGCGCCACCAAGTATAGCCCAAGTCCATATCACGATGAAAATGGGATTCATCAATATAAATGATCACGATATCGCCGCGACACATTTGCTGGTACATATCCGCGAACTGTTTCAGGTATTCGGCCCGCTTTTCAGGGTCCCCTTTGCCGAACAGTTTCTTGCATTTCTTCCAGCTCAATCCCGCTAATTGCAGGATCCGCCGCACGGTATTCCGAGATACATACCGCTGGAATTGACAACCGATCCAGTTGCACAACTTCCTGATCGTCCATCCGTGGCCTGGCAATTGGTGATCTACCGGATCGCTTTTCAGAACGGCATCAACGATCTGCTCTATCTGCGACTGGACAAAAGGGGGACACGGCCGCCAGTACGCCGATAAATCAAGGCGTCAGGTCCATGGTTGTTATATTTATGAACCCAGTTCAACAACACATCGTCGCAACGTCCAATTTCTGCGGCATAAGCAGTTGCGTTAGTGTGACCAAGAGCAATTTGGTACAAAGCCATAAACCGCTCCCGAGTACGAGGATGCTCGGATTCCAGAGCCAGGCGACGCAAATCATCGGTGGTTTGATTCCATTTAGTAGTGTTCGGTCGGATCATCCTTGATCTCCAAAGGTTGGTCGACTTGCCTAGGTTGAACATTCTGACCAGCTTAACATAACTCACCAAATCTGTAAACACCGATTTTCAATCTGATTTTGGTTTAGATTGCGTAAATGAGCACCTATTCCGAATCAATGGGGGAATTTACTTCAAGAATGAAACCGCTTTCGATCTTGGTAATCGGGATACTGTTCGGCGAAAACACGATTTAACCGCTTTGCAACATCCTCTGCAGTGGGGTTATTCAAACGATCGCTCAGTGATGCCAGGATTTCGCTGAGGCGCCCTGCCCAACTATTCAGATATACAACTTCGGTATATGTTTGGGGCGCGAGTGCTTTTTTCCCAGCCATCTCGAAGTATTCATCGAACATCGTTGTGCATTTCAAAACATACTTTGCTTGCTCTATGTCATCTTGAATGCCGCTCTCCGGGAAGACAACCGTCATCGTTCTGTCGGCGAAGGCCTTGCTATCGTGAGCAAACTTTTCACGGAAGGTAAACAATTCGCTGAGAGTGTAACGTGATGCAAGATAACGCTCGCAGAAGATCGGCACGAAAAAGGTACATGCCCTAACCTCAGTCATAAATCTGGAGATCGAATCGCCCTGTTCAATGTCACGGATATCAAATCGAACTTGCCAGCCTTCCGCCGTTAAAATTGCTTCAAGCTCAATCAATAACTGACGGCCACGTTCTGAATTTGCTACTGCACTGTTGGGATGGCGATACGAAAAAAAGACGCTTTTCGGGCCTAAACTGGGATTAATGTAGATTGCAGCTTTTTCATTTTCTTTCTCTGAAGGCTCCAGAATTGTTGGTGATTCTTTATTTTCATCCCAGATTACTGATGGTGGTTGTCCCCCAGGTACGCGTGCCAGTTCCTTCAACAACTCGACAAGTAATTGCTTCGGTCGCTCTCCCCAGGCTTGCAGGCGGATGCTGTTTTCTTCTGTGCGGATCAGCACATCGCTTTCGGATTTGGCATCGTAAAGATGGCAGCCATACTTCCAGTAGTCAGCAATATCCCTGGCTAAAGCTCCGATGCGGCTGAGGAAGTTGCGGATGATGCCATCGTGTAATAAGCCATAGGCAACGGACACACCGATGGCATCGCGTTCTGCCAGACGAATCCAGTTCTTCAACCCGGTGTGGTCTGTCGACAGAAGATCGGGTGCGATATACTCCGCTGTGTCTTCATCAGCATCGCCGCTTGCTACGAAACAGATGCCACATTCGACCATGAAACTGAGGAACAGTTTTTGGTCCTCGATGCTGTGCATCTTTTCCTGCCAGACGAACCGTTCCAGGTCGCTGCGGGCGAAGCGACCGTTTTGCCGTCGGAGTTGCTTCTGGAATAATTCGTCACGCTTGCAAAGATCATAAATATTTTCGAGCACCCAGCCCTGATCGACAATAATGCGGTCGCCGAATAGGCCTTGGCGGTAAAATACCGCACCCATCAGGTGCAAGGCTTCTCGAAGGGTGCCCATATGTTCGGGTACGACTTGATGTTTCTCGCACAATTCCGCAAACTCTTCCTGGGTCAGCGTTCGGGGAATGTGGGATCGTTGCATATCCCGGATGACTTGCCGAACATTGGCCCAACTGGTCGGCAACGGGGGTTGCGGGTGGGCATGGAGAAGATCCTTGATGGCTCGCTTCAAACGGGGCAGCAAGAGATCGAGCCCATCATCATCTTTCGCATTGGTATGAATGATGGGCGATAAGTGTGGAAACTCGTCTTGCGTCGGTCGCGAATCGGGTTCCCCATGTTCACCGTATTTGTCGCATTGGCTCTCAATCAGAAGAACTGGGCTATTCACTGTGCCATCGTGGCCTGCTTCTTGCCGCAAATAATCGAACCAATACTCCAATCGTCGATTTTTGATCACGAAACCGTTATCGGAAAGCTCGTCTGTGTTCTCAGTTGCCCGGCAGGTCAGTAGCAAATAGATGGCTGGTTCTCGGAGGAAGAGCGCATGTGTACCATGGTAAATATCCTGCCCGCCAAAATCCCAGAAGCATAATTTGACCGGATGTGGCAGGCTCCAATCTTGCGGAGTATCAAACGTTGCGATCTGCACACCATGCGTCGTCTGAATATTCGCTCTGTTGATATCCTCGAAGCTTTCCCCCAGTATCCGACGTAGAAGATAGCTTTTCCCTGCCCGGCCATTGCCGAGGATATATACCTTGATTTCGGCATCGGGTTGGGCATCTGGACCCAGGGCCGCGTAATACTGTTGTACATTAGCAATCGAATTTTCGTAGTAATCTGAGCCACAAACTGCAGGGTGCAAATCCTGAAACCGTGTGTTGTAAACCTTCAGTTCTTTCAAATAATCGAGTATACTGATGACAGGTTTGAATGCTTGAACACGAAAGCAGAAGGACAGGTGGAGGGTGGTGAGTTTCGTTAGCCCCTGCAAGACATCGACGTTCTCCAGATTTTCGCACGCGAACAGGTTGAGGGTGGTGAGTTGCTTCAACCCCTGCAAGCCATCGACGTTCTCAAGATTTTTGCACCCGGTCAGGTAGAGGGTGGTGAGTTGCGTCAGCCCCTGCAAGACATCGACGTTCTCCAGATTTTTGCACCAGGCCAGGTTGAGGTCATTCAGCTGCCTCAAGCCCTGCAATCCATCGAAGTTCTCCAGATCATGGCAATTGTACAGTTTGAGGTTGGTGAGTTTCGTCAGCCCCTGCAAACCATCGACGTTCTCCAGATTTTCGCACCCAGACAGGTGGAGGGTGGTGAGTTGCGTCAACTCCTGCAAGACATCGACGTTCTCCAGATATATGCACCAGGACAGGTCGAGCGTGCGGAGTTGTGTGAGACCTTTCAACACCCCGATTTCGATGAACTCCTGGTGCGTCCTCTCCAATTCATATCCAAAAGTGATCCCTTGCTCCTGAACAATTAGTTTCTTATTACCGAGTGCGAGAAACTGCAAATGGTTGCAATTTCCCAGTTCTGCGGGCAGTTCATCCATCTGTAAGTCGCCGAGGTCGAGCCAGATTTGGCCTGTTTCCTGGCAGTGGCGTATTCTGCGGATCGCTTCATTCTGGGCTTCATCACTGGTCATGCTGAAGTACCTTTTCCAATTGTGACCAAGAACATGTGCATTTTACGAAGTTGTTAACCTGATTCACTTGAAACAAGCTGCTGTATCCGGGGCTGGGGGCTTGCTTTAATGAAATATTTCTCATTATTCACCTCTTTTTCCGTGCCACCAGTTACCAAAAACTGCCCTTGCAATGCTGCGTGGTTCGGGTATTTCGCAAAAATTAGTGAAACGGTCCCGTGGTGGCAGGATGACCTGGATAGGAAACAGATGATGCACCTGATAATGTTGACCAGCCTGGTTCTGGGGGCCACCCCTCCAGAAATTACCAAGCCTGTGCTCGAAAAAGGACTCGAAATCCGCTGGGTGGGGACCTTTACCGAAGCCGGTTTGCTCCCATCCGTACGCACCGTGCGGAAATATCAGGTCGATACGCGGGTTTTCGTCATTAATGTGGATGAGCAGGGTGCCACCGTTGCCATCATGAATCGCATTGAAATGGAAGCCGACCGCTCTCAACGCCCAGGAGCCAGTGTGGTCAGGCTGGATCTGGGGCACATTTCGCCCAAAGGTGTCCTTAGTCGAATCCCATCTCCCGCTGATCCTGATGCCAAAGAACAGGAAAAGGCACCCTGGCCCAGTGTGCCACTGGATGGGCTGCCCATTTATGAAGGTGGGATGTTTTTCCCACTGCCGGTCGATGTGGTGAAATTCGCCTCTGCGTGGGAAACCAAAGAACCCGGCAGACCCACCAAAAAGTGGCGTGTGACCGATCTGGCATCGATACGTGCGTTGCCCGGCCTGCAGATTACGATGGACCAGCAAACCGAAGGATTCCAGAACGCCCAGGTTTACAAGCCGGAATGGTCGATTTCGGAAACCCACGCGGTGCTGCCAGCACAGGGATTTTCTTCCCGCTGGACTCGAGTTTTTGAACGGCGGGAAGCTCGCACTGATGCGATTACGTTTCGTGCCACACTGGAAATGGAACAGAAAAACTCCCTGGTCTACCCAGGTCGCTTTTATACCGAACGAAAAACAGAGTGCGTCTTTGCTGCTGCCTTCACTGCGATGCTCGATCGGCACCTCGCCGAAGGTGGACGTGGGGGATTTGCCCCGTTCGAATCGCTGGTTCGCCGAATTGATGGCTACACTCGCACCCACTTCGAAAGTGACGTGCTGCCCTATCGCGAAGCGATTGTTGCGGTGCGGAAACGGGCCGAATCGGCCGCCAAGGGTCATATTCCACCATCGGCAGACGCACCCACGCCCAATCAGCAACTTGTTGTTGGTGCGGCACCACCGGATGTGCCACTGACAGGAATCAACCACATCGGACGCGAAAAACTGGCCGACTATCGTGGGCAACGCACCCTGGTGGTCTATTTTCAGCCCCACGCGAGCTCCGCAAGTGGGGTGCTGACCTTAATCAAACGGTTGAATGATCAAAAAGATGTCAAGGTGATCCCACTGGCGATTGGCACCAAGGAACAGGTGCTGAAGTTGCTGGCGGAAGAAAAATCGGATTGTCCTATTTACGATGGCAGCACAACTTACCAGACGCACGGGCTTACTTCGACTCCTGTTTTCGTGCTAATCGGCGAAAACCACAAAGTAGAGCAGATCATCCCCGGCTGGGGCAGCAAAACAGTGCAACAACTGCTTTCTTCCATTGAGCAAGCTTCAAAAACTGCGCAGAATAAGTAAGCTGGCGAATCCTGAAAGTGCAGTACGGACAGGTGACGCCACTCGGAAACGATGGAGTCGTCACCGATGCTTACCTACGAGATTCACGGACCGGCACGCCAATGCACCCTGACAGGTCAGGAATTACATCCTGGCGACAAATGTT is a genomic window containing:
- a CDS encoding IS630 family transposase codes for the protein MPGHGWTIRKLCNWIGCQFQRYVSRNTVRRILQLAGLSWKKCKKLFGKGDPEKRAEYLKQFADMYQQMCRGDIVIIYIDESHFHRDMDLGYTWWRKGESAWRVSDCPPLSDRINWYGAYNFSAGACLIWNEGKCNKENTAEFLHRVNDWVERQGRRVVVIWDGAPWHKAKFVRTKASELDIEIVVLPSYSPDFNPIEGLWKWMREEVTQHCCFATLRDLFDACKGFIDTLNETPDEIIKRLWPRFEVDPQAEKLRFSI
- a CDS encoding COR domain-containing protein encodes the protein MTSDEAQNEAIRRIRHCQETGQIWLDLGDLQMDELPAELGNCNHLQFLALGNKKLIVQEQGITFGYELERTHQEFIEIGVLKGLTQLRTLDLSWCIYLENVDVLQELTQLTTLHLSGCENLENVDGLQGLTKLTNLKLYNCHDLENFDGLQGLRQLNDLNLAWCKNLENVDVLQGLTQLTTLYLTGCKNLENVDGLQGLKQLTTLNLFACENLENVDVLQGLTKLTTLHLSFCFRVQAFKPVISILDYLKELKVYNTRFQDLHPAVCGSDYYENSIANVQQYYAALGPDAQPDAEIKVYILGNGRAGKSYLLRRILGESFEDINRANIQTTHGVQIATFDTPQDWSLPHPVKLCFWDFGGQDIYHGTHALFLREPAIYLLLTCRATENTDELSDNGFVIKNRRLEYWFDYLRQEAGHDGTVNSPVLLIESQCDKYGEHGEPDSRPTQDEFPHLSPIIHTNAKDDDGLDLLLPRLKRAIKDLLHAHPQPPLPTSWANVRQVIRDMQRSHIPRTLTQEEFAELCEKHQVVPEHMGTLREALHLMGAVFYRQGLFGDRIIVDQGWVLENIYDLCKRDELFQKQLRRQNGRFARSDLERFVWQEKMHSIEDQKLFLSFMVECGICFVASGDADEDTAEYIAPDLLSTDHTGLKNWIRLAERDAIGVSVAYGLLHDGIIRNFLSRIGALARDIADYWKYGCHLYDAKSESDVLIRTEENSIRLQAWGERPKQLLVELLKELARVPGGQPPSVIWDENKESPTILEPSEKENEKAAIYINPSLGPKSVFFSYRHPNSAVANSERGRQLLIELEAILTAEGWQVRFDIRDIEQGDSISRFMTEVRACTFFVPIFCERYLASRYTLSELFTFREKFAHDSKAFADRTMTVVFPESGIQDDIEQAKYVLKCTTMFDEYFEMAGKKALAPQTYTEVVYLNSWAGRLSEILASLSDRLNNPTAEDVAKRLNRVFAEQYPDYQDRKRFHS